gatgatcaagtttcacaaaacaagccttaagattcactaaataaggtatgagattcacaaaataaggactgagattcacaaaataaggcaaagaacaaaataggtgattcctaacacctataatgaccaagttttagaaaattatcttacaggttcacaaaacaagctataggattcacaacataaggaccgagattcacaaaatcaggagAAGAGCAAAACAGGTTATCTCTTATCACTTATAACAaaatttaagaatattagcttctAAGTTCACAAATTAAGCTCTAAGTGACATTAacagaataaggtctgagattcacaaaacgaggtctgagattcaccaaataaggaaaagggcaaaataggcgactttaaccacttatgatgaacaagtttcacaaaacaagccttacgattcactgaacaaggtctgagattcacaaaacaaaaactgagattcacaaaataaggcaaatagcaaaataggtgattcctaacacttatggtgaccaagttttagaaaatgatcttacaggttcacaaaacaagctctaggattcacaacacaaggactgagattcacaaaaataaggtaaagagcaaaataggtgattcctaacacttatggtgaccaagttctagaaaattatcttacaagttcacaaaacaagctctaggattcacaacacaaggactgagattcacaaaataaggcaaagaacaaaaAAGGTGATCTATTAAATGTTTCTCCCTAATCCACATTACTTCATTAGTTCATTCTTGTTTATGTATAAAATTTTCATCACTGTTGCAGCAACTTTTCATAAGAAACTCCTTACATTGTTGTACTTGCTTATTGTAGCCTGCAAGTACAACACTTCAACTGATACAACTTACCGTCTTTGAGAATATGATAGTTTGGATTAATATCATTGATTGTTGAAGATAGGCCAAATGGTCGATTTGGTACTCTAGCTATGAAAAACGTGGTAATATAATACCTACTAATGCTGCATAAAACAGACATTGCATATCTTCATCCAAACTATCATTAGTAGATATCATTAGATCATTTTTTGGATGTaattaaacaaaatcaacaaattttACACCGCGAATGACGAAATTGCTCAATTGCTCAGTTTTGATCGAATTCAAACCCTAAACTAACGAAATACTTCAGTTTTGATCCTTATAAATTTACAAAACAGTTCGATTTTGTTCAAATTTGATCATTATATCATCAATTAATGAACGAAgttaagaaaatcaatttttcatcaaataatatgaaattaccTGGAAATTACCTCGAAATCTTCTAAGAAATCGATTAATTTGATGAATTCGCCTCTTTGATTGTCAGAATTTGATTATTTTGATGAAATCGTCTCACAAATTTGATGATATCGCCTCTTTGAAATCGACGCCCAAATTGAGTGATTTTGTAAGCGCACAAACTCAGTAGTTTGATCTCATTCCCAGTTGTAGCAACATTAAAGGTTCTCGCCTTTTTAGCATTGAAAAGTTTTGCAGGATATTCACCACGTGATCCCTTAAATTGGTGCCAAGATACATGTCGAGTCGATTCCAAAACTTTGATCTCATTTTTAGTTACAATACTTAACTCTTCCCCAAGCTCACCCACAGCTACATCATGCAACAAATCAGGCAatttaaattttataattttgCCACTGAAACTCATCTTCGCCTCTTGAATCATCGATTTTGAAAGTAACTCCATATACGAGTTTTCTTCGCAACTTTGTTTCTCAGTATTGCTTCAATTGATTAGGTTATGGAGATTGATTTGGGAAAGATGGCTGAGAGGAGttttgatgatgaagaaagaACGTTGTTTGTAATAATGTAATTGGGTCAATTTTGATCTAAGCCCAGTAGCGTGCAATATATCACAGTCCACTCAACATGTATCATtttggtgagaccggccgcctcgccataatgaggtgcctcaccggatccggcctctctctctctctctatatatatatatatatatatatatatatatatatatatatatgtaattttaGTGATTTACGAGTATAACTCTAGTCttctacgagtgtaactttagtcttctacgagtgtaactttagtacttgATAGCGTGATTTTgaatatattaatttgaatttatgtagttTTTTGacaagtttatgtaactttaatgttatacgagtataactttagttcttaatggtgtaacttttgtcctttatgactaactttaattttttataagtgtaactttagttttttatgaatgtaactttagtataatttaattaatgagtaattaattatttagttaCAAGTAAAAAGGGTGTAACCTCAAGTGAATATGGTGTAACTTCAATTAAGATatagtgttttacgagtgtaactttagccttttacgagtgtaactttaatatttaataGTGTAATTTTATACTACAAATTGATTTTGTCGCATATTATTTTGAATATTTGTAATTTTAGTATAAGTTTAtataattttagtaatttatgagtgtaactttagtcttttacggGTGTAACTTTAGCCTTTTACgggtgtaactttaatatttaataGTGTAATTTTATACTACAAATTGATTTTGTCGCATATTATTTTGAATATTTGTAATTTTAGTATAAGTTTAtataattttagtaatttatgagtgtaactttaatcttttaCGGGTGTAACTTTAGCCTTTtacgggtgtaactttagtcttttatgaGCGTAACTTTCGTGTATTTTAATTAgtgagtaattaattatttagtttCAAGTAAAAAAAGGTGTAACTTCAAGTGAATATGGTGTTACTTCAATTAAGATATAGTGttctacgagtgtaactttaatccctCATAGTGTCATTTTATGTTGGAACTTCCGGAAAATTAGCAGTACTCAAAATTTAAAAACTCAATTTTATAAGAAAATATTACCACTGTGTtgggctcgaaaaaataataaatttagactTTTGTTTCGCCTTAATCGAAGTCCGAATGAAGATTTATGGGGTATTTTAAAAACCCGCTTTTATTTTACGCGGGTATGAAATTTTGTTTTTTACAtctttttttacgtttttttttttttttttttttttttggtaaatggTAAATATATATTAAAAAGAACAAAATGTTAGTTACAGCTCAACAACACTACAAAGAATACATATCATGAAAAGAATGGATAGCCTATACAAAATTATCTAGCAAGGGAAGATAACCATTCTAAATCACGCTGACTGACTCTACCAGTATTACGAGCCCAAAATCTTGCAAGGACATCCTTCAATACgcgcttaaccaaaacttcaggCCTCATAGCAACCAGATCAACACGAACTTTGTTCCTAACATTCCGTTTTTTACATCTTATATTTTGATatttgaaatataaataaatcatattaatttaataaattaattgATAAGAAAGAGAAAATAATTGATTAGATAAATTGGGAATTGAATTTACTAGAGACAAAACATTAATTGCATGTTTGTTGagtgtttttttgttttaatctcaaccattaatTTTGTATGATCTAATGGTAGAGATggagacttagggactcaaccaaatttgtggactcatctgaacctatctctctctctctctctctctctctctctctctatatatatatatatatatatatatatatatatatatatatatatatatatatatatatatgttacaatcctctatttactaaatgaataggtgaaactAAGAATTTTCCCGCTCAAATTACTCTCACCCCAAATTGGGCCTTTATGTTTGGTTATTCTCAAATATTGGGCTTAATACTTTTGGTTATTTTGGACACTTTAATTTTCTCTCCACAATTATCTTTATCACTTATCTTAAAAATACATTACTGAATACTAATTAATGTAATCTTACATAATACGAAAATATTCCTAATACAGTACCGCAACacaatatttatttaaatttagGCTTTTATTAAATGCAATGATATAGTATTATTTTTTATAGAAGGCTAAGCTGTAAATCTTATTCGTACCCTGTTTATAATATCTTGATGCTAggttgaatagatcaatctgtgtaatattctgatgttgcaggattgaaattttgcaatgcgcagctgctgaaatgctattttgcagtAACATTTTAGCGGAACCCGCTactgcaaaaattagcatttcagcagctgctggaacctgctaaaacaattttttttaaaatatttataaattcgattacggttaaaaataaaaccgtggtcAATAAATATATTGAAAACGGTtgcatttaaatagaaacccgttgacatattcatccataatataacggtttaataagcataaaccgttgtcgaattcataacatttaaaacggtttaataagcataaaccgttgtcatatttactattttacaacgtttgtgtttcagtaaaaccgctgtcataggtttccgtagagcattcCAACTAATATTACCACGGTTTCAATATATTATAGACAATggtttttgaaccgttcttaataaTGTATTATGGTTATttgaacccgttatttacatttcataacggctccgcctttttaacaaccgtggtcacaaaataacaacggtcgatgtaataacggttccgtattttgtattacaacggtatatcaccttatctaactgttgttgcacctattatttggcgtagtgaatgATGCTTTAAATGTCGGCATATTAAGGACTTTAGATCAATTCGAACATATCGAATTCAGGTCGTTTTCGGACAACTATTATTATCTCTAGGAAGTAGGAACAATGATTAATTTGTAGCAATAAACATTCGGATCGAATCGTATTGTTTCGGCTCAATTCGAGTTACCTATCTTACTCAGTCCTTAATTAAGAGCCAACCCCCCCAATTTTTCTCAATTCTTATACAGTCGGATTGGATCAAATCGTTTAAGACGGGTCATTTTCGAATATGTATGCATTTTTTACCGTTCTCATTACTTCCTTTGTTTTCtttatactccctctatttttttatatatgactttctcacatttcgagacactctcttctctcttaaatatctcttaaaatataagactaaatattatgatatgtatactcatatgaaagagtttttcgtaaggaatttaatggtaccatttttatattttttgaacaaatatatttttgtaaatattaaagtcaaatgcttacctcgtaaatgtaaaacgtcatatataaaaaagtggagggagtaaTACAGTATTTCACAAGCATTAATTGCTCAGATCGGATCCACAAAAGTACTTTGTTACAAATAATTAAATCCAGGAACCCTTAAATCCACAAATGACAAACCCATTTTCAAACACCAAACAAATTCACAAGCTTCTCAACAAACAGATGGCCAACTGTAATGACCAAATTAGTACCCAAATCAAAGTAATTTCACAATGTTTTGTGAAACCCAAATGCGAAACTGAAATCACGAAACAACCTTACTTATTAGGCTCTTGTGATCTCGCATTCTTGCCTTTCGAACAAATACAAAAGGGCCTCCTCTTCTCAACTAAACCAGAAAATGTACAATCTGATCTATTAGAGACGCTTAAGGATGCTATCGCTAACTCCCTCGTCTACTTCTACCCTTTAGCTGGTCGATTCACGACTCAAGAGTTCCCCGATGAGAACGCTAAATGGGTCTACGTTGATTGCAACAAGGGTCCCGGCGCTGGCCTTATCCATGCCACCGTGGAGGAGACGGTGTCAAGTGTACTTTCGTCGGTCGATGTCCATCCTATCGTTAGATCGTTCTTTGATCTGGGTGAAAAATCAGCCAACTACGATGGACATACTAAACCTTTATTGTCGGTTCAAGTAACGGAGCTCATCGACGGGATTTTCATTGGGTTTACCATGAATCACTCTCTAGTTGACGGTACATCTCAATGGCATTTCATCAACTCATTGTCCGAAATATTCATTCAATTGAGTAAAAGTCAAAAAAGTGAGAGCATTCCAAAGATCTCTCAAAATCCTGTATTCAAGCCTTACTTTCCTGAGGGACGGGGTCCAATCCTCAAGTTGCCTATGACCCATAAGGTCTATGTATCCATAACAGGATCCAAGGATCGGTTACGAGAGCGAATATTCCATTTCTCGTTTGAGTCAATCGCTAAGCTCAAAGCGATGGCTAATGAAGAAGCCGGGGTTCATAACATCTCATCCTTTCAAGCATTGTCCGGGTTCATGTGGAGGTCCATAACACGTGCTAGAAATCTTGAGCCCGAACTCGAGACATGTTGTGGGTTAGCCATGAATGCGCGACCAAGGTTTAGCCCACCGCTCTCTGACGACTACTTTGCGAATTTGATCCTGAGACAACAAAGTATATGTAAAGTGGGTGAGCTTTTGGATAAGGGTCTTGGATGGGCTGCTATGTTAGTTCATGAAATTGTGGTTAATCTAGATGATAAAAAAGTTCGTGATTACTATGAAACGAGGGCCAAGGTGTTATGTGACGGTCCAAGTGTTTCGGGTACAAGACCTCCATTTTATAGTCCGAACTTGGTTTCGATAGGTGGGTCTGCAAGGTTCAATATGTATGGGCCTCAATTTGGGCTTGGTAAAGCGGAAGCAGTTTTAGCTGGGTATTCTAGTAAACAAGACGGGAAGATTACTGTGAGTCCAGGCCGCGACGGAGGTGGAAGCGTTGATTTAGAAATTTGTCTAAAACCTGAAACAATGAAGGTTCTTGAATTAGATGGAGACTTTAGGAGTTATGTGACACTGGCTTAGAGAATACATGCTAGTCCCTATGCCTCGGACATTTGTTTGCCATTGGTTTGTTGCAAAGATCAAGAAAACAAGTGGTCAATTATGCTGAGATTAATAGGTCTCCTACTGCCACAAAGACCTAAATATATTATTCTTGTAATCTTTTGTAATCTTCTCTTGCTTCTCTTCTTAATATATGCATATCTCTAGGATTGTTTTCTTGTATATCAAGCGCTAGGGTTA
The Silene latifolia isolate original U9 population chromosome 11, ASM4854445v1, whole genome shotgun sequence genome window above contains:
- the LOC141611571 gene encoding uncharacterized protein LOC141611571 translates to MTNPFSNTKQIHKLLNKQMANCNDQISTQIKVISQCFVKPKCETEITKQPYLLGSCDLAFLPFEQIQKGLLFSTKPENVQSDLLETLKDAIANSLVYFYPLAGRFTTQEFPDENAKWVYVDCNKGPGAGLIHATVEETVSSVLSSVDVHPIVRSFFDLGEKSANYDGHTKPLLSVQVTELIDGIFIGFTMNHSLVDGTSQWHFINSLSEIFIQLSKSQKSESIPKISQNPVFKPYFPEGRGPILKLPMTHKVYVSITGSKDRLRERIFHFSFESIAKLKAMANEEAGVHNISSFQALSGFMWRSITRARNLEPELETCCGLAMNARPRFSPPLSDDYFANLILRQQSICKVGELLDKGLGWAAMLVHEIVVNLDDKKVRDYYETRAKVLCDGPSVSGTRPPFYSPNLVSIGGSARFNMYGPQFGLGKAEAVLAGYSSKQDGKITVSPGRDGGGSVDLEICLKPETMKVLELDGDFRSYVTLA